The Apium graveolens cultivar Ventura chromosome 11, ASM990537v1, whole genome shotgun sequence genome has a window encoding:
- the LOC141697504 gene encoding uncharacterized protein LOC141697504: protein MSWGDELTTFIPDGVGIRVAAAPPATPTVPAVPYGGGGDRNRRERKVLNKYYSPDFNPAKNPRRKVHANNNQIKVRMMMSLNIRCNLCGNYIGEGTKFNSRKEEVIGQRYVDTIKIFRFYIKCSACCSEITVITDPQNSDYIVESGASRPWREEQETREVGDAMESLENQTRGLKREMGDVVALEELRFIKSRHADVSVDALINHLVPEKKKDELCQEDDEALIK, encoded by the exons ATGTCATGGGGAGACGAGTTGACTACCTTCATTCCCGACGGCGTCGGAATCAGAGTTGCGGCAGCACCTCCGGCGACTCCAACGGTTCCGGCGGTTCCGTATGGCGGCGGTGGCGATCGGAATCGGA GAGAAAGAAAAGTGTTGAACAAGTACTATTCGCCTGATTTTAATCCTGCCAAAAACCCGCGGAGAAAAGTGCATGCAAACAACAACCAAATAAAGGTTCGTATGATGATGTCCCTGAATATTCGATGCAATTTATGTGGAAATTATATTGGGGAAGGTACCAAGTTTAATTCGAGAAAAGAAGAGGTTATTGGGCAGAGATATGTAGATACTATCAAGATTTTTAGGTTTTACATCAAGTGCTCCGCTTGTTGTAGTGAGATCACTGTGATAACCGACCCACAAAATTCTGATTATATTGTCGAGTCTGGTGCATCCAGGCCTTGGCGTGAGGAACAAGAAACGAGGGAAGTTGGGGATGCTATGGAATCTCTTGAGAACCAGACTCGGGGTTTGAAAAGAGAGATGGGGGATGTTGTTGCGTTGGAGGAGTTGAGGTTTATCAAATCTAGACATGCAGATGTTAGTGTTGATGCATTGATTAATCACCTGGTGCccgagaagaagaaggatgaatTGTGTCAAGAGGATGATGAAGCTTTGATTAAATAA